The following are from one region of the Methylophilus sp. DW102 genome:
- the moaD gene encoding molybdopterin converting factor subunit 1, with the protein MKITILYFARIKEVVNYSSEDVELPDEIETIVALKSWLSGRGETWQKLFNGSGVVRAAINHELVDDMATFEEGDEVAFFPPVTGG; encoded by the coding sequence ATGAAGATCACCATTTTATATTTTGCACGCATCAAAGAGGTGGTGAATTACTCCTCTGAAGACGTTGAGCTGCCGGATGAGATAGAAACCATCGTCGCACTCAAGTCCTGGTTGTCTGGCCGCGGCGAGACCTGGCAAAAACTGTTTAACGGCAGCGGGGTAGTGCGAGCGGCCATCAATCATGAACTGGTCGACGATATGGCAACCTTTGAAGAAGGCGATGAGGTGGCGTTTTTTCCACCTGTGACCGGAGGCTGA